In Candidatus Methanomethylophilaceae archaeon, the following are encoded in one genomic region:
- a CDS encoding helix-turn-helix transcriptional regulator, translating into MHIHLSFAGKTPDPTLNTVKAIPGAIDRVVLLYSVSEDGIYKSTARTLEEKLGEMGYECESRIIKPFDFLNIVDVIYGVYEEYSGADNKAKFSVDITSGTNLMSAAACNTAFFMDSDVYYIMDRRIFKDRPLEELLVKIPSPKIPDAKRLGGLSLDMLRFIAEEQDQCREVCNADIARKFGMKPQAVMYHTARLVDAGIVELVDAHTPKGVIDKRRKAIRIKREGRFVLRWT; encoded by the coding sequence ATGCACATACACCTGTCCTTCGCAGGCAAGACTCCGGACCCCACCCTGAACACCGTCAAGGCAATACCCGGCGCGATAGACAGGGTGGTGCTACTGTACAGCGTGTCGGAGGACGGCATCTATAAGAGTACCGCGAGGACGCTCGAGGAGAAACTGGGGGAGATGGGGTACGAGTGCGAGTCCAGGATTATAAAGCCCTTCGATTTCCTCAACATAGTGGACGTGATATACGGCGTATACGAGGAATACAGCGGTGCGGACAACAAGGCCAAGTTCTCCGTGGACATCACCAGCGGTACAAATTTGATGTCCGCGGCCGCATGCAACACTGCGTTCTTCATGGATTCCGACGTCTACTACATCATGGACCGTCGCATCTTCAAGGACAGGCCCCTGGAGGAGCTCCTTGTCAAGATACCCTCCCCGAAGATACCGGACGCCAAGCGCCTCGGAGGGCTGTCCCTGGACATGCTCAGATTCATCGCCGAGGAGCAGGATCAATGCCGCGAGGTCTGCAACGCCGACATCGCCAGGAAGTTCGGTATGAAGCCTCAGGCGGTGATGTACCATACCGCCAGGCTCGTCGACGCGGGGATCGTCGAGCTCGTCGACGCCCACACGCCGAAAGGGGTGATCGACAAGCGCAGGAAGGCCATCAGGATCAAACGCGAGGGGAGGTTCGTTTTGAGATGGACCTGA